The following nucleotide sequence is from Triticum dicoccoides isolate Atlit2015 ecotype Zavitan chromosome 7B, WEW_v2.0, whole genome shotgun sequence.
TGGTATTCATTGCCTCCGTGATAGCCACCTCAATATTATCTAGGATCTGCTGCATATTTGATCTGCCCTGGGTGGCAAACAGAAGCGAGTAAAACTCCCGAGCCATCTCCCTCATTCCTTTATCATCGGAGCACTTCGTTGCATCCGACCGTAGCAGCGACTTTACCGTGTTTTTCCTCCTCCTGTGAGAAGCACGGTTCTGGAAATACTGTGTGTTTCGGTCGCCCGCCTTTAGCCAATCCACTCTTGATCTCTGCCTCTTCATAATCTCCTCTCTCAAATAAACCTCAAGTAGCTGTTCTTCCACTGCTCTCATTTTATGCATGCGTTCTGTAGACATACTTTcctccttagggcatctccagccgttggccccccagggggcgtctaaaagcgccgcctgggggtgagccggcgcaaaaaatggtcctaggggcgagtcggtccccagcagtcggcccccagggccgcccccaggcgcgtatTTAAAAAAAACCGTTCGGtgaagttatgataaaaactagttatATTTCGGCCAACCATGACAAGTTTCGGCGAAATTCGTCCAaacattacattaacctaatctaaagtAACAGAAAGtggctgaagtcgtcgccgccatcgtcgtcgtcggccttctcctccttgacgcgggtgcccctgctggacccctgcccggcgtcgccttggcgaacaggcggcggcgcgtcgtcgtcgtcgtcgctgtcgcataagACGATGACTCCGCCTTcctcgcggccgcgtcggcgctcctcgaagtggcgtagggcggcgcactggcgctccttctccttctctcagcgcgccttctcccggcgcgccttctcccggcgcgccttctccaacgcgatggagtcctggcgcgcccattcgagggccgcgtcgtcgtcgtcgaactccgcgttcaccggcgccagccccggctccgtcttcatgggcgccagccccggctccgtcttaaacggcgccagccccggctccatctttggcttgacgaagcgcggaggagccgacgaggacgaGGCGCGCCGACCGCCCCCGTTGATGACGATgctggcgctgcgagtgcgccggccgagcgccatctccgccgcgggctcggccttgatgcCGAGCAGCACCGGAGAGCCGGAGGAATGGGAAGAAGAgcgcgatgaggaggaagaagaagaagcgccgaACCTCCTCggcgcccatggcccgacgcgtcggtgctgcgccggggggtacgccaacggcgggtcgttgccgccctcgaggtacgtgagcacgccctcgagtgtgcggccggggatgccccaccagaggtggcgcccctcgctgttctgccagCCGCCGACCACCGgagcgccgttggtggacgccaagcgctcctgctggcggcgctggaaatacgccgcccaggccgcgtggttgtcggcggcgtactgggggagggagccgtgggcgtcggtgagggacgcgcgcacgttgtcgacctcctcggcgaagtacctCGGCTTCGCCACGgcatcgggcaacgggggaatgggcactcccccggcgctgagcctccaccccgttgGCCCAGCGCGCatatccggcggcgccgggatgttcgcctggaacaggagccaggactcctgttcgcggagcgaacggcggccgaagccgttggccgccgcctcgtctccggggaagcgttctgccatggcgacggcggggctgggcgggctcaggagaggtagagggaggggttgggcggcggcgctcgggagaggcagggagaggAAGGGGCTGGACGTCGGCGAGggggggctggtgtgggcacaggcgagtggaggccgccggcttttatagccggcctgcgcccgtgtgtacgcatgcgagggaggggaggcgtcggcgcgccgtcccgtgaagcgccgcccgtgaggaatcaatggcaaggctggccggcggcagccttgccattgattccccgcgggaaccgaggccatTGGGGGaaggcgccgagtcgctgacgcggctggcccgcgtctttttcgcgccaaaacagttcgccccggcgcccccgtgcgccccccagcgcgccgggttcgggctgggtccgccggcgctgttttcggcccaagccggcgaaaatcgggctcctggggacgcgactgggccgttttttcggcgccggcgcgaaaaaaatcGCCTGAGAAGGCCTTCctgggacgcggctggagatgcccttagcgcgCTGCAGCTCACCTTTGAGTTGTTTAATCTGCTTGCGGACGGAACCAAACACAGTCCGGCCTCCGGCCCCACTCCCGCATGCGACCAGTGACGCTGCGCAGCTTGCCTACCAGCGCATGCAGGCCTGTTTGGCCGTGGCTCTCCGCCTCCCATGCCTCGCTTATCATCGTATCGTACTCCTCATGGCGCGTCCACATTTCCTCAAATTTGAAACTCCTTTCATGCACCTGTTGAACCAACCTTTCCTCCCTGATCCGGATGGCCAGTGCCATATGGTCGGACTCTTCCGTAAGGATATGTTCCACCCCGGAACCTGAAATTTTTTGCATGAACTCACTATTACATGTAGCTCTGTCTAACCTCACCTGAACATTACCAGGGGGATCACGTTTATTATCGAAGGTAAACGGATAGCCAGAAAAACCCATGTCCGCCAGTGCGCACATATCAAGACACTCCCTAAACGCTTCCATTTGGTTTAGGTTTCGCTCGTTCCCTGCAAGCTGTTCAGACTGTTCAAGAGCCTCATTAAAATCGCTTGCACAAATCCATGGTAAGTTATCTTGCCTTTTTAGATATCGTAATGCATCCCATGTCTTCTGTCGTAGCTCCGTTCTAGGCTCCCCATAGATCCCAGTGAATCTAAAGGTCCTATTTTCGTATGTAACCGATGCATCGATAAAGTACTGGCTCCATGGTCTAACCGATACCTCCGCGTCATCCCTCCACCATAGTGCAAGCCCTCCACTCCTTCCCCTACTGCTCACGGCCACCCCATTGCGAAAACCAAGACTCCACTTCAGTCTATCCATAGGTGACGCTTTCTTTTTTGTTTCCGATAGAAAGACCACCGCTGGGTTGTAGGACCGTACCAGGTCTCTCAGTTCGCCTACTGTCGAGTCCAACCCCAGTCCTCGACAGTTCCAGGCCAAGATATTCATTGTTCTCGGCGGCCCTGCACCCTCGCAGGGTCCGCCGCTCTCCCGTCATTCTCTTCGATACGGTAAAAAACATTTGCTGTTCTCAGTCTCTTCTCCCCATTCTCCGAGTCCTTATCACCATATCTTCCCTGCTCACCCTTAGGGACCCACAACTGTTTGGGGCGCCTCTTCCTTGACATGTCTCTTTCATAATCCCAATTATTCAGGTGACGGTACGATGACTCACCTTCCCTTGGCCCGCGGACATAATACCCTCGTTTTCTTCCCCTATGATCATAGCCCGAGCTGATATTGTGCCTCGACCCTTGTCCCGACTGCTCAACCTGACTAGCCCTGTGTTTGTAGTCCTCATGTTGCTTGTCTACCAGTTCTTGCCTCAGGTTCATCTCTCttctttcctctaaatcttgcctcaAGTCCCTACTTTGTGAGTTCTCCCCTTTGCTTTTCCCCTTGTTTGGGCTTGTCACAGCCTCATTGATGTCACCTCTCCCCCCACCAGTGTGGGATTGTTCAGATTTTGAGAGGGATGGATACAAGTTACGCTTCGTTGGGACATCCCTTACTGATGCAAAAAACCGGGTCTGCTCACCCTCGCCAGTGCGAGAGGAGCCTCCACTGTTGAAGCTGCTTGCAGATCCACCTAGACCCCCTCCCTTATGTCCTGTATTACGCCCAGGGGAGGCCCTAAGCCATTCTCCCCACTGTGAGCCTTTATCCACAGGAGGACTACAAACCCCATTCACGTGCACCAACCGACCACACTCAAAGCAGAAGTGCGGTATTTTTTCGTAGTGGAAATCATACCACGTGCCCACCTTATCCTCTGCCGATTCTTTCAGATTGAAACCCCGGACTAAGGGCTCATACACAGAGATCTTGGCTCTGACTCTTAGATATTGCCCCTTGGCAAAGCCATCTTTATCCACATCAACCTTGATCACTTCCCCTAGCCAGTTTCCAAGTGCCAGCCCAAACTCCTCACATCTCCTATCCAGCGGCAGATCCTTGACTCTGACCCAAGTTTCGACAGTGTCGAAGACCATCTCTGACGGCCTCGTCTTGCCATCATAGTCCTTCAGGATGAGCACACTGAAGTCATACTGCCAAGGACCATTGTTCCTCGTGTGCTTCCAATCGCCCTCTCCGCTGAAGTGCACCAAAAACAGATTGTCTCCTAGGTCACGGAATTGTGCCTCATGGTGTAAGCCCCAGGttctatgcatggatctctctagcGCACTCCTATTCAGCGGTCTTGGTGAACACACCTTCCCGATCAGCGTCCACTTCCTCGCTGCTGGGATCCCCTTACCTGGATCCGCAAAAACAAACCCTTGTGCTTCCTTCTGAGTGCTAAACAGGCGTTGGGTGTTGATTACTGAATGTACGTACTTTCTGTCCTACGTTTGGTTTTAAACGCACCCCTCAATTGCTCTTGGCCCagccctttttcttcttttctatttctctctttctttcctttTGTTTTGTGTtagttttcttttcatttttctcttttttttactttttggttttcctttgtttttaaAAAGTTCCTTATTTTTCCACTTTTATACAGTTTCAATCTATGTGTTTCTGTTTCACTTCTCTTTTGGCGTGTAACCATTATTTAATTGTATGAACATAAATTCAGGTGTTCAGGAATTTTTTCCTTTCCGTCTGTGAACATTCTTATTTACAAATGTATGAACATTTTAATACATGAATATATGATTTTTTTACATGATCAATTTTTTAAACTGAAGATCAAAATTGTAATTTATTTTACTTATATAAACATATATGTCGGCATAcatgacttttttttccttttcgacaGTATATACTTTTTCACCATTGATGGGCTGCCCGCCCGTCAATAGTGACGTACGCACCGCTGATGGATAATAACCAATGGGCCTTTTTTTTCTTACGAAACACACCCAGAGGGCATCGTAGACCCGACAATTGTCTAGGAAAACCACCAGTTCAATGAAAAGATAAAATGGACGCGGAACGACTAGTCAAATTAAGATTACAATGAAAATCGTACTAGTCTTGTAATTTCTCTGATTGATTGTTTTACTACGGTTGTTTCTGTATTATGATCTTGGTTTTGTTTTCTCGATTACTTCTATCATGATCTACTCTTTCACTTTAATTAACAGGACTGAGGCAAACTTTGCCGACCCATTttgtaaataaaaaattaatatgcAAAAAAACACCTTGTCCATCCCTATCTCTACATGGCACATTGCCTGGATTAATTCATAAGTGAAGTAAGCATTAGAGTAGAAGCGAAAAATAAACACACTAAGTGGAGTATAATGCCATACTTCATTTTTTTTAAGATTATACAACATATTTGATATACTTGGAATAGAACAACCGTGCTACAAGGAACTGCtcccacttccctcaacaacaacaaaaaaaatgaTATCACACCACACAAGCCCATGCCCCACTAGGTTTTCTCTTCTAAGCAAACGTTGGGCCCATCAAGTTTTTTGTTAATATGGGCCCATGAAGTTGGTGAAACGTCGTCTTAGCGGCCTATTGCGCAAAACGTCTCTGAGAACCTAAAACTCGACTTGCAATCGTAAAAGCTAATTAATGAGTTAAATATTCTCCAAAAAATTAAGGATTTAAATCTTTCTTCATATAATTTTCCCTCCTATAAATTGAAGGCCATAAGTGTGCGAATATTGCATTGATATGATATAAGATACTACCAAAATATTGCCTGCGCATTCATGGAAGCCCAGTAATGTCCCTGCACTATATAGTGGAGTCCTCTCTAGTCAATAGTCAATACCCTGCACTCGTCGCTCCTTGCCCATTTCGCTGATCGAGAGGGCTCGCCATGGCTGCTGCGACGTTGCTCTTGgcgctcgccatcgtcgctctcgTCTCCGGCCATGTCGAGGCTTtcgaccctaaccctctccaggacTTCTGCGTCGCCGACCCCACGTCCAAAGGTACGGAAAACAAACGCCGTGCTCGTGGCAGCTCTTCAGTTTCTATGTGATCATCCATGGTGATATGCGCGTACGTGCATGCAGTGCACGAGAACGGGGTGGCGTGCAAGGacccggcggcggtggtggcggaggaCTTCCTCTTCGGCGGCCTGGACAAGCCGGGCGGCACGACGAGCAAGCGCTTCGGGTTCACGGCGAACCAGGTGCAGATCCCGGGCCTGAACACGCTGGGCGAGTCCCACGTCCGCCTCGACATCGTGCCGGGCGGCGTCTTCCCGGTGCACTACCACCCGAGGGCGGCGGAGACGGCGCTGGTGCTGGAGGGCTCCGTCTACTTCGGCTTCGTCTCCTCCTACCCGGACAACAAGCTCTACGCCAAGGTGCTCCGCAAGGGCGACGTGTTCGCCGTGCCGCAGGGGCTCGTGCACTTCCTCTACAACAACGGGAGCGCGCCGGCCACGCTCTACGCCTCTCTCAGCAGCCAGAACCCGGGGCTGGTGCTCCTCGGCAACTCGCTCTTCGCCGGGGCGCTCCCCGACGATCTCGTCGCCAAGACGCTCCTCACGGACAAGCACACCGTGGAGACAATCAAGGCAAACTTCCGGCGTTCTTGATGCATGCATGGCCATGCCATGCTTGTTCCAGATCTGCATTCTTTGTATTTTCTGGGGGCGGGCACAGTAATTTGCACGTACGGCAACCGTTGCTTCGCAATAAACATGAAATATTTGGAGCAATATCAATTCGATCGTGGTCGATCGCGTATACAAGGCGTTACGATTTGATTTAATTTTTGAACACCGTTACAATTTGATTCGAATAAATTTTCACATTCATTTTGATTCTAAAAAGGAAAGTAATATGTATTATTCACTGAAAAAGAAGTATACATATGCTCGATATGAAAATCTGTAGAACTTATATACTCATGTAAAAAAACTTTGTGTGTATTTCTAAAAGATTATTacaactaattaaggagtacttatCTTGTATTTCTTTCAACATGCAAACCATGTATAGGAAAGATATAACAATccattttcattctttttttggGTGAAATATATTTTCGTTCTTTTTTCCCCGGTGAAATCCATTTTCATTCCCTCTTTTCAGTGAAATCCATTACCATTTTGTTACACTAATTATATTTTATAAATATCTTATAACTATATAATAAAGCATATGTATGTTCATTAAATATTCTCATACCAAGTTCCATATAACTAAATCAGCCCAAATTCAATTGGCAATACGGGGACTAGCAGCGAACTTTGTTATCGCATGTAAGCCCGAAAGCGAAGAGGAGAGTGATGGCTTGGTATAAGCCCCGATCGGGATATATGAAACTTAGTGTAGATGCCGGCTTTGATCATGACAATCTGAATGGTACGGTTGGTGCAATTCTCGGAGATGATAATGGCAAATTTATAGCTGCAGAAAACGAAAGACTAAATTTTGCTATGACTCATTTACTGCTGAAGCAACTGCTGTGAGATTTGGGTTAAATTTAGCACAACCAGTGGGATGTAGCAAGATTGAGGTTGTCTCCGACAATGaacaagttgttaatgatatgaaggAATGCTTCTACAGCTCAGTGGCAAGTGCTATATTCCATGACTGTTATTACATGTCGCTAGACTCTAATCACGTCTTGTTTGATTTATGTATTAGATACAGTAATCAGGTAGCCCATGAATTGGCCAAGTTGGCCAAGTTCTCTCCAAGTATCTTGATGGATTCACCTCCGGATGAGATTATTCCTTTTCTTGTAAATGATACAATTGTGATTGAATAAAGGAGATGATTCGTCAAAAAAATCTCGTTGAATATATTGTAACTAAATTCATGCAGCAAAGTGTCgggtatcatcaacatatattgtaACTAAACAAGATTATATGTCCTAAAAAGATTTTTATGTGGTGCCAGAATTAATTATTGTGCATATAATACTTTGATTGATTTAAGAGATTGCGTTGCTCGTGTCGCCTGAGCCAACATGATGGATACATCATCATAGTCATGTCCTCCCTCCGTTTAtaaatataagatcttttagagatttcaatacagactacatatggatgtatatagatatattttagagtgtatatttaCTCACTTTGCAGAGGAAGTAGTTCATATTACAATctaaggtcttatatttaggaacaaagggagtataacAAAGACTAGGGGTCGGTGCACCCTTTGCCGTCTTGTGTGTTGCCATCTAGGCAAACGTCCATTCCATTACCTTCTTCGATGATGGTTGTGACATTCATTTTTTAAGATAGTAAAACTGAACCACTTCAGCCCTCTCATGTAATTAGCGATTTCATCTGTTAGATCTTGATGTTTGAACATTTTTGGCCGTCTGATCGATTTCATCTCACGAACTGGGCCACATATCGTAAAGGGTTGCTTCTTTCGAAGAAAAATCCGAAGTCTGTGGTTAACTGGGCCTATGCCCCTTTCATATTCCGGCCCAACGCCTCCCTGTTCATGATGTGCGGGGAACAACCATGGTTTTAAATAGCGTAATATAGCTCCGTTATAGCAATGCTATAGCGTTTAGAAAAGGTCCTGCGCTAAGAGATTTTGGTCCAAACATataacaaacattttaaatagcgcgctatagttTTTAGAAGAGCTGAAAAGTAAATAGGGTATAGAAGTAACCAGCGATGCTCGATGGCGACAGGGTATTTGTTTGACCAGTTTACTCTTATGTCAAAGAGCTACGTGTGGTTGGACGGGCTTATGGTTGAACACATAAGGTAAACTCTCTTTGTCTTATTCTCCTCAACAACTGATTCGTCAACCAGTGTCGATCGCCAAACCTTCACACACTTCCTCTTCGtgaaccacaattactcttggcCACTGAAGGACTAGACACCTAATCGTCTAGAGAGTTgatagctctcaagagtaatagacgAAGCGTAATTGACTTAGATTCTAGTGATGCTaaaccactatctaatttttgGCTCTGGGTTTTTCTcttggtggattttaaactcaaatctctCAGGAGAGGGTGCTCACACAATCTTCTCTGAATCACATGGAGCACCAAACGATTCACGTTGGAATTGGGTGCCTATTTATAGTTGCGGTCTTCCCGAGGGGGAAAAGATCATTTTGGACACGACAGGTGCCCAACTGAAACGTATCAAACGGTCGGACTTTGAGCACAGAAGTAACATTACTTAAGAACAAGTAATGCTAATTCATAGGTCCGAATCAAATCTCTCGCAGCAAAGAAGAACTGTGTCTCTTGTTGGCAAGTATTTATTCAAAACACAAGGAGATTTCTCTCATTTCTCATACTCATAGGTTTTAGTTTAGCATCAGGGAAACATAAGTTTCGAACATTATACCCTttttaatagtacggtggtcctatgGCTCAAGAAAAGACAAGAACAACAATGAAAGAAAATGCTACGTCTTATCTCCGTCTTCAAACTTCTCGGTAGCAACCAAATTTATCAGGCGTGCACCAAACCAATTGCTTTGTGTAATCAATTTTTGGGGTCACTTCTGTCACGCATATCTTCGATGATAATCTTCGGTGCCTTGCAGTAGATTATCTTTGGAGTTTATTTTCCTACTCCACATGACTCCAAATACTTTATCACTCTGTGTGACCTAGCAAACGTATTAGGT
It contains:
- the LOC119341098 gene encoding germin-like protein 5-1 is translated as MAAATLLLALAIVALVSGHVEAFDPNPLQDFCVADPTSKVHENGVACKDPAAVVAEDFLFGGLDKPGGTTSKRFGFTANQVQIPGLNTLGESHVRLDIVPGGVFPVHYHPRAAETALVLEGSVYFGFVSSYPDNKLYAKVLRKGDVFAVPQGLVHFLYNNGSAPATLYASLSSQNPGLVLLGNSLFAGALPDDLVAKTLLTDKHTVETIKANFRRS